A window of Lacibacter sediminis contains these coding sequences:
- a CDS encoding N-acetylmuramoyl-L-alanine amidase, translating to MRKLCLLLPVLALLINSCSTNPYRATNKSYKKQTKAFAKLLSQYPLQDSVNNASYFVGTTNLSMRRPNFVIIHHTAQNSCEQTLKTFTLPRTQVSAHYVICKDGTVHHMLNDYLRAHHAGVSRWGNSTDINSNSIGIELDNNGFESFDERQLNSLNLLLERLKKSFNIPSANFIGHGDIAPTRKNDPNWRFPWQTLSEKGFGLWWSDTSNVQVPENFDYLTAIRIVGYDVKDTSAAIVGFKRHFLMDTTKGMTPEAAKVLFQLHKKYL from the coding sequence ATGAGAAAGCTGTGCTTATTACTACCTGTTTTGGCATTGTTGATCAACAGTTGTTCAACCAATCCTTACAGGGCTACCAACAAATCGTATAAAAAGCAAACAAAAGCATTTGCAAAGCTATTGAGTCAGTATCCTTTGCAGGATTCAGTAAATAATGCGTCTTATTTTGTGGGTACTACTAATCTGTCGATGCGCAGACCAAATTTTGTGATCATTCATCATACTGCACAAAACAGTTGCGAGCAAACATTAAAAACATTTACGTTGCCACGCACACAGGTGAGTGCGCATTATGTGATCTGTAAAGATGGAACAGTGCATCATATGTTGAATGATTATTTGCGTGCCCATCATGCAGGCGTGAGCCGTTGGGGTAATTCAACTGACATCAATTCAAACAGTATTGGTATTGAATTAGACAATAACGGATTTGAATCATTTGATGAACGACAACTGAATAGTTTGAATTTATTACTGGAACGATTAAAGAAATCGTTTAACATACCGTCAGCTAATTTCATTGGTCATGGTGATATTGCACCAACCCGTAAAAATGATCCTAACTGGCGATTCCCCTGGCAAACATTAAGTGAAAAAGGTTTTGGCCTGTGGTGGAGCGATACCAGCAATGTGCAGGTGCCGGAGAATTTTGATTATCTTACAGCTATCCGCATCGTTGGTTATGATGTAAAAGACACATCGGCAGCAATTGTGGGGTTTAAGCGGCATTTCCTGATGGATACAACAAAAGGAATGACTCCCGAGGCAGCGAAAGTGCTGTTTCAGCTACATAAAAAATACCTGTAA
- a CDS encoding sulfatase family protein, with product MRFFFFFLLCCQNVFAQQPNIIYIMSDDHDNDAISAYNKQFIQTPNIDRLAKEGIRFNKAFVGNSICSPARATLLTGQHSHKNAVKDNRTRFDSSKITMPQLMREAGYQTALTGKWHLHSLPTGFDYWKILPGQGRYYDPLMINMKGDTVVEKGYATDVTTNDALQWLDQRDKNKPFLLLLHHKAPHRNWMPRLKHLRITSKQVYPEPPTLYADVSQFGKPWQEQKMSILYDMELSVDLKIDPVYYEHIPELKPSQSEKSGYNFIFNHIAEEEKNGLKEIYAQRGKLLQQHYKDKRKLLALKYQWYMQDYMACVASVDENIGRLLEYLDKNGLTKNTLVIYTGDQGFYLGENGWFDKRWMYDVSMQAPLLMRWPAKIKPETVSNELVQNIDFAPTIMDVAAVKVPAWMQGISLQEHLTQQKKLSRNYLYYHYYEYPIDHYVMPHVGIRGKQYKLIYFYTANEWELYDLTKDPQEKYNLIRSTAHQSIIKQLKVELLKLRDQYDDHEPAGELH from the coding sequence ATGCGATTTTTCTTCTTTTTCCTGCTTTGCTGCCAGAATGTTTTTGCACAACAGCCAAACATTATTTACATCATGAGTGATGATCATGACAACGATGCCATTAGTGCATACAACAAACAGTTTATTCAAACGCCGAATATCGATCGGCTGGCAAAAGAAGGTATTCGTTTCAACAAAGCTTTTGTTGGCAACTCTATTTGCAGTCCTGCAAGAGCTACTTTACTCACAGGCCAGCATTCGCATAAAAATGCTGTAAAAGATAACCGCACGAGATTTGACTCTTCTAAAATCACCATGCCCCAATTAATGCGGGAAGCAGGTTATCAAACTGCGCTTACAGGCAAATGGCATTTACATTCTTTACCAACAGGTTTTGACTATTGGAAAATATTACCCGGCCAGGGACGATACTATGATCCTTTAATGATCAACATGAAAGGCGATACGGTTGTTGAAAAAGGATATGCTACAGATGTTACTACAAATGATGCTTTGCAATGGCTCGATCAGAGAGATAAGAATAAGCCTTTTTTACTATTGCTGCACCACAAAGCACCACATCGTAACTGGATGCCACGTTTAAAACATCTGCGCATCACATCAAAGCAAGTGTACCCGGAACCGCCAACATTATATGCAGACGTATCACAATTTGGTAAACCATGGCAGGAACAGAAGATGAGTATTCTTTATGACATGGAATTATCCGTTGATCTGAAAATTGATCCTGTATACTATGAACATATCCCTGAATTAAAACCAAGCCAATCAGAAAAAAGTGGTTACAATTTCATCTTTAATCATATTGCAGAAGAGGAAAAGAATGGGTTAAAAGAAATTTATGCGCAACGTGGCAAATTGCTGCAACAACATTACAAAGACAAACGAAAATTACTTGCGTTAAAATACCAATGGTACATGCAGGATTATATGGCCTGTGTTGCATCTGTTGATGAAAACATCGGTCGATTGCTTGAATACTTAGATAAAAACGGGCTTACAAAAAATACGTTGGTGATTTATACAGGCGATCAGGGTTTCTATCTTGGCGAAAATGGATGGTTTGACAAACGCTGGATGTATGATGTATCTATGCAGGCTCCGCTATTAATGCGTTGGCCCGCCAAAATAAAACCGGAAACTGTTTCTAACGAATTGGTCCAGAACATTGACTTTGCTCCTACCATTATGGATGTTGCCGCTGTGAAAGTTCCGGCATGGATGCAGGGAATAAGTCTGCAAGAACATCTTACACAACAAAAAAAACTGAGCAGGAATTATCTCTATTATCATTATTATGAATATCCCATTGATCATTATGTGATGCCACATGTTGGTATAAGAGGAAAGCAATATAAGCTGATCTATTTCTATACAGCTAATGAATGGGAATTGTATGATCTCACTAAAGACCCGCAGGAAAAGTATAATCTTATCCGCTCAACTGCACATCAATCCATTATCAAACAATTGAAAGTTGAATTGCTGAAGTTGAGAGATCAATACGATGATCACGAACCGGCTGGCGAATTACATTAA
- a CDS encoding methylmalonyl-CoA mutase family protein encodes MSYSPNNKVRIVTAASLFDGHDAAINIMRRIMQSKGAEIIHLGHNRSVLEIVEAAIEEDAQGIAITSYQGGHVEFFKYMKDLLEENGCGHIKIFGGGGGTILPDEIEELHQYGITRIYSPDDGRHMGLEGMIEDVIKQCDVSLNGSGDYKNAMTLGELKDVRAVARKITNAENGNGNYKLQTPNSKIPVLGITGTGGAGKSSVTDEIVRRYLNAFTDKTIAVISVDPSKKKTGGALLGDRIRMNSISSPRAYMRSLATRESDKALSAHVQEAIDICKEAGFDFIILESAGVGQSDASILDYCNVSLYVMTPEYGAASQLEKINMLDYADVIAINKFDKAGALDALADVRKQYKRNHQLFMAKDETLPIVGTIASQFNDAGVNELFEKIIHAVETKVNVKFGGVEHVAHRDTVSKSLIIPPSRVRYLSEIADSIKDYNQLVIDQAAIASKIYQLQGAKQTLAAANAPSSVIEEIEKQIQQLTELQTPVAKKLIAHWPEKIKAYQQDFYEYKVRDKIIKQPLFSTSLSGTRIPKVVLPKYKDWGDLLKWQAQENVPGSFPFTSGVFPLKREGEDPTRMFAGEGGPERTNKRFHYVSLDQPAKRLSTAFDSVTLYGEDPAPRPDIYGKVGNSGVSIATVDDAKKLYSGFDLCDPKTSVSMTINGPAPMLLAFFMNTAIDQQCEKWIEANGQQQLVDAAFEKKFGKGIKPVYNNTSSPNELPSGNNGLGLRLLGLSGDEVLPPDVYEQCRQAGLQQVRGTVQADILKEDQAQNTCIFSTEFALKLMGDVQEYFIQQNVRNFYSVSISGYHIAEAGANPITQLAFTLANGFTYVEYYLSRGMNIDDFAPNLSFFFSNGMDPEYSVIGRVARKIWAKAMKYKYKANKRSQMLKYHIQTSGRSLHAQEIDFNDIRTTLQALYAIYDNCNSLHTNAYDEAITTPTEESVRRAMAIQLIINRELGTAKNENPNQGAFLIEELTDLVEDAVMTEFNRITERGGVLGSMERMYQRNKIQEESLFYEHQKHTGELPIVGVNTFLNKKGSPTIVPGEVIRSTTEEKEQQINNLHAFWKRNEQRSDDELKKLKQVAVSNGNIFAQLMETAKYCSLGQITHALYEVGGQYRRNM; translated from the coding sequence ATGAGCTATTCCCCCAATAATAAAGTCCGGATCGTTACCGCTGCCAGTTTATTCGATGGACATGATGCGGCTATTAACATCATGCGGCGCATTATGCAGAGTAAGGGTGCCGAGATCATTCATCTTGGCCATAACCGTAGTGTGCTTGAAATTGTAGAAGCAGCTATTGAAGAAGATGCACAAGGCATCGCCATTACTTCTTATCAAGGTGGGCATGTTGAATTTTTCAAATACATGAAAGATCTGCTGGAAGAAAATGGCTGCGGCCATATCAAAATTTTCGGTGGTGGTGGCGGAACAATTCTGCCCGATGAAATCGAAGAACTGCATCAATACGGCATCACAAGAATTTATTCGCCCGATGATGGGCGGCATATGGGACTTGAAGGAATGATTGAAGATGTCATCAAACAATGTGATGTTTCATTGAACGGAAGCGGCGATTATAAAAACGCCATGACTTTGGGCGAATTGAAAGACGTACGAGCAGTTGCAAGAAAAATAACAAATGCAGAAAATGGAAATGGGAATTACAAATTACAAACTCCAAATTCCAAAATTCCCGTATTAGGAATTACAGGCACCGGCGGCGCAGGTAAATCATCAGTAACGGATGAAATTGTTCGTCGTTATTTAAATGCATTTACCGATAAAACCATTGCTGTTATTTCGGTTGATCCATCAAAGAAAAAAACAGGTGGTGCGTTGTTGGGAGATCGTATTCGTATGAACTCCATCTCCAGCCCACGTGCTTATATGCGTAGCCTTGCAACACGTGAAAGCGACAAGGCTTTAAGTGCACACGTGCAGGAGGCGATTGATATTTGTAAAGAAGCAGGCTTCGATTTTATTATTCTGGAAAGTGCAGGTGTTGGACAAAGTGATGCATCGATACTCGATTATTGCAATGTGAGTTTATATGTGATGACGCCTGAATATGGCGCAGCATCACAATTGGAAAAGATCAACATGCTCGATTATGCCGATGTAATTGCCATCAACAAATTTGATAAGGCAGGCGCATTGGATGCATTGGCTGATGTGCGTAAGCAATACAAACGCAATCATCAGTTATTTATGGCAAAGGATGAAACCTTGCCAATAGTAGGTACCATAGCTTCGCAGTTTAATGATGCTGGTGTCAACGAGCTGTTTGAAAAAATTATTCATGCTGTAGAAACAAAAGTGAATGTAAAGTTTGGCGGAGTAGAGCATGTTGCACATAGAGATACGGTCAGTAAATCATTGATCATTCCACCGTCTCGGGTGCGCTACCTCAGTGAAATTGCAGACAGCATTAAAGATTATAATCAACTGGTGATTGATCAGGCAGCAATCGCATCAAAAATTTATCAACTGCAAGGTGCTAAGCAAACACTTGCAGCAGCCAATGCTCCGTCATCAGTTATTGAAGAAATCGAAAAACAAATTCAGCAACTAACCGAACTGCAAACACCCGTTGCAAAAAAACTCATTGCACACTGGCCGGAGAAAATAAAAGCTTATCAGCAGGATTTCTATGAATACAAGGTGCGTGATAAAATCATCAAACAACCTTTGTTCAGCACCAGTTTAAGTGGCACACGTATACCGAAAGTGGTGTTACCAAAGTATAAAGATTGGGGTGATCTATTAAAATGGCAGGCGCAGGAAAATGTGCCCGGCAGTTTTCCCTTTACATCGGGTGTGTTTCCATTGAAACGTGAAGGCGAAGATCCGACAAGAATGTTTGCAGGTGAAGGTGGTCCTGAACGTACCAACAAACGCTTTCACTATGTATCACTCGATCAACCGGCGAAGCGTTTATCAACGGCATTCGACAGTGTAACATTATATGGAGAGGATCCCGCACCTCGTCCCGACATTTATGGTAAAGTAGGCAACAGTGGTGTGAGCATTGCAACAGTAGATGATGCAAAAAAACTTTACAGCGGTTTTGATCTCTGCGATCCGAAAACATCAGTAAGTATGACCATCAACGGTCCTGCTCCGATGTTGCTGGCATTCTTCATGAACACAGCAATCGATCAGCAATGTGAAAAATGGATCGAAGCAAATGGTCAACAACAATTAGTTGATGCAGCGTTTGAAAAGAAATTCGGCAAAGGAATAAAACCAGTTTACAATAATACATCTTCACCTAATGAATTACCATCGGGCAATAACGGGCTAGGTTTACGTTTACTCGGTTTAAGTGGCGATGAAGTATTGCCACCTGATGTGTATGAACAATGCAGACAAGCAGGACTTCAGCAAGTAAGAGGAACAGTTCAGGCAGATATTTTGAAAGAAGATCAGGCACAAAACACCTGCATCTTCTCAACTGAATTTGCATTGAAGTTGATGGGCGATGTGCAGGAGTATTTCATTCAGCAGAACGTTCGCAATTTTTACAGCGTAAGTATCAGCGGTTATCATATTGCAGAAGCCGGTGCAAATCCCATTACACAGTTAGCATTCACCTTGGCAAATGGATTTACGTATGTTGAATACTATCTCAGCCGTGGAATGAACATTGATGATTTTGCACCTAACCTTTCGTTCTTCTTCAGCAACGGTATGGATCCTGAATACAGTGTGATCGGTCGTGTTGCAAGAAAGATCTGGGCCAAGGCAATGAAGTATAAATACAAAGCCAACAAACGCAGCCAGATGTTGAAGTATCATATTCAAACAAGTGGCCGCAGCTTGCATGCGCAGGAAATTGATTTCAATGATATACGCACTACGTTGCAGGCGTTGTATGCCATTTATGATAACTGTAATTCACTGCACACAAATGCTTATGATGAAGCTATTACTACACCAACAGAAGAAAGTGTGCGCAGGGCAATGGCCATTCAGCTCATCATCAACAGAGAACTTGGAACAGCAAAGAATGAAAATCCAAACCAAGGTGCATTCTTAATTGAAGAATTAACTGATTTAGTTGAAGATGCTGTCATGACAGAGTTCAACCGTATTACTGAACGTGGTGGTGTGTTAGGTTCAATGGAGCGCATGTATCAACGCAATAAAATACAGGAAGAGAGTTTGTTTTACGAACATCAGAAACATACCGGCGAGTTGCCGATTGTGGGTGTAAATACATTCCTCAACAAAAAAGGAAGCCCAACAATTGTTCCTGGTGAAGTCATTCGCAGTACGACAGAAGAGAAAGAACAACAGATCAACAATCTGCACGCCTTCTGGAAGCGGAATGAACAACGCAGCGATGATGAATTGAAAAAGTTGAAACAGGTGGCTGTAAGTAACGGCAATATTTTTGCACAATTGATGGAAACAGCAAAGTATTGTTCATTAGGACAAATTACACATGCTCTTTATGAAGTAGGCGGACAGTACCGCAGAAACATGTAA
- a CDS encoding DUF72 domain-containing protein — translation MEFGRVDEQLLDTIDFSLPAEPAFNKTVLSGKAAKDAKVYLGCAKWGRTEWVGKIYPPKTKEKDFLKHYVHHYNSIELNATHYKVYGEPGTRKWAENAKGMDFKFCPKMYQGVTHRGSLRGKDFITNEFFRGIVGFEEHLGPIFVQVSDTFSPKRKQELFDYMASLPKDLQFFLEVRHPDWFGKEEIRNELFTTLKQMNIGAVITDTAGRRDCAHMHLTVPKVFIRYVGNSLHKSDYTRCDVWVERMKHWQQQGMEETYFFMHMHDEATSPELTVYLVDKMNEEMGLNLIKPKFIEGGVSEKPKPKQRGLFD, via the coding sequence ATGGAATTTGGACGGGTTGATGAACAGCTATTGGATACGATCGATTTCTCGTTGCCAGCAGAACCTGCTTTTAATAAAACAGTATTAAGCGGCAAAGCAGCGAAAGATGCAAAAGTATATCTGGGCTGTGCAAAATGGGGAAGAACAGAATGGGTGGGAAAGATCTATCCGCCCAAAACAAAGGAGAAAGATTTTTTGAAGCACTATGTACATCACTATAACAGTATTGAACTGAACGCCACGCATTACAAAGTATATGGAGAACCAGGTACTCGTAAATGGGCAGAGAACGCAAAGGGCATGGATTTTAAGTTTTGTCCGAAAATGTACCAAGGTGTAACACATCGTGGCAGTTTGAGAGGAAAAGATTTTATTACCAATGAATTTTTTCGTGGCATCGTTGGGTTTGAAGAACATCTCGGTCCCATCTTCGTACAGGTAAGCGATACATTTTCTCCCAAACGTAAACAGGAATTGTTTGATTATATGGCTTCGCTGCCAAAAGATCTGCAGTTCTTTTTAGAAGTGCGTCATCCTGATTGGTTTGGGAAAGAAGAAATACGCAATGAGCTCTTCACTACTTTAAAACAAATGAATATTGGCGCTGTGATCACCGATACTGCAGGGCGAAGAGATTGTGCACATATGCATCTAACTGTTCCGAAAGTATTCATCCGTTATGTAGGTAACAGTTTACATAAATCAGATTACACCCGTTGCGATGTATGGGTTGAACGTATGAAGCATTGGCAGCAGCAAGGCATGGAAGAGACTTATTTCTTTATGCATATGCATGATGAAGCAACATCACCAGAATTAACCGTTTACCTCGTTGATAAAATGAATGAAGAAATGGGTTTAAATTTGATCAAGCCCAAGTTTATTGAAGGAGGTGTGAGTGAAAAGCCAAAACCGAAACAAAGAGGATTATTTGATTGA
- a CDS encoding MGH1-like glycoside hydrolase domain-containing protein — MTAEQQRLSENANKAVPLERWGPYLSERQWGTVREDYGEHGDAWGYFPFEHSHFRSYLWGEDGLAGISDYFQNLCFCVALWNGKDPILKERLFGLGNYSGNHGEDVKELYYYLDNVPSHYYMEYLYKYPQSAFPYKKLYEENKKRNRLEPEYEILDTPAFRNNHYFDVKVTYAKQSGNDVFIKIDITNLYHRSADLTVLPTLWFSNKWSNDEKQMKPLLKYVNKNSVHAWHNRLGDYYFYFSDADDLWFTENETNKEKFNGTANKSIFVKDAFHDAVINNKNKKKLREKQAGTKCAPVYNLHLRAQETKTLYCRLVDGYMDQPFYEGFEHLFHQRKQEADDFYASVISPALTEDQKRISRQAYAGLLWSKQFYSFDVEQWINDGDGITSPNNGKKFGRNSDWTHLKNADVISMPDKWEYPWYAAWDLAFQCIAMAAVDPVFAKHQLLLIMREWYMKPDGQLPAYEWNFGDVNPPVHATAAWYVYNIEKRRTGKGDVQFLKRIFQKLIINFTWWINRKDENGNNLFQGGFLGLDNIGVFNRSHHIPGNHQLEQADGTAWMGMYALNMMDIALEIAMYDDAFEDTATRFFEHFVLIAEALNEQHTWNEEDKFYYDVLVLHDGSHLPLRIKSAVGLTSLFAVSTIHKSSLARLRDFRKRISWFENYRKSKGRFWPNEEKSDSEEILISLVPRERLLAILTRLLDEAEFLSVGGIRALSKDHEKNPYSVEIDGQIYSIQYDPGDSTSDMFGGNSNWRGPVWLPLNFLTIQSIKSFGDFYGDSVKVEYPTDSGNYLNLRDVAKELSTRIVNMFSINEKGERRCYEDYNWFYKQPGNEHLILFYEYFNGDSGKGLGANHQTGWTALVAELLHEFA, encoded by the coding sequence ATGACAGCAGAGCAACAACGATTATCAGAAAATGCAAATAAAGCTGTTCCGCTCGAACGTTGGGGGCCTTACCTCAGCGAACGGCAATGGGGAACAGTGCGTGAAGATTATGGTGAACATGGAGATGCGTGGGGTTATTTTCCGTTTGAACATTCACATTTCCGTTCCTATTTATGGGGCGAAGATGGATTGGCCGGCATCTCCGATTATTTCCAGAATCTTTGTTTTTGTGTAGCGTTATGGAACGGAAAGGATCCGATCTTAAAAGAACGCTTATTTGGCCTTGGTAACTACAGTGGGAACCATGGCGAAGATGTAAAAGAATTGTACTACTATCTTGATAATGTTCCATCGCATTACTACATGGAATATTTATACAAGTATCCACAGAGTGCATTTCCTTATAAGAAACTCTACGAAGAAAATAAAAAACGTAACCGGCTTGAACCGGAGTATGAAATTTTAGATACGCCGGCTTTTCGCAACAACCATTACTTCGACGTGAAAGTGACCTATGCGAAACAAAGTGGTAACGATGTATTCATTAAAATTGATATCACAAACCTGTATCATCGTTCAGCAGATCTTACTGTGTTACCCACACTATGGTTTTCGAACAAATGGAGCAATGATGAAAAACAAATGAAGCCATTGCTGAAATATGTAAATAAGAACAGTGTGCATGCATGGCATAACCGTCTTGGCGATTACTATTTTTACTTTTCTGACGCAGATGATCTTTGGTTTACAGAAAACGAAACCAATAAAGAGAAATTCAATGGCACAGCAAACAAATCCATTTTTGTAAAGGATGCTTTTCATGATGCTGTGATCAATAACAAGAACAAAAAGAAACTGCGTGAGAAACAGGCAGGTACTAAATGTGCTCCTGTTTATAATCTGCATTTAAGGGCGCAGGAAACAAAAACACTTTATTGCAGGTTGGTAGATGGTTATATGGATCAGCCTTTTTACGAAGGCTTTGAGCATTTATTTCATCAACGAAAACAGGAGGCCGATGATTTTTACGCATCAGTCATTTCACCTGCATTAACGGAGGATCAGAAACGTATTTCACGCCAGGCTTATGCAGGCTTGTTGTGGAGTAAGCAATTTTATTCGTTTGATGTTGAGCAATGGATCAATGATGGTGATGGTATTACGTCTCCAAATAACGGAAAGAAGTTTGGTCGTAATAGTGATTGGACGCATTTGAAAAATGCAGATGTTATTTCCATGCCTGATAAATGGGAATACCCCTGGTATGCAGCATGGGATCTCGCTTTTCAATGTATTGCAATGGCGGCAGTTGATCCGGTATTTGCAAAACATCAGTTACTGCTTATTATGCGTGAGTGGTACATGAAACCTGATGGACAGTTACCTGCATACGAATGGAATTTTGGTGATGTAAATCCACCGGTGCATGCAACAGCTGCATGGTATGTATACAATATTGAAAAGCGGCGCACAGGAAAAGGCGATGTGCAATTTCTGAAACGCATCTTTCAAAAACTCATTATCAATTTTACCTGGTGGATAAACCGAAAAGATGAAAATGGGAATAATTTATTTCAAGGTGGCTTCTTAGGACTTGATAATATTGGGGTATTCAATCGCTCTCATCATATTCCCGGTAATCATCAATTGGAACAGGCCGATGGTACAGCATGGATGGGCATGTATGCATTGAACATGATGGACATTGCATTGGAGATCGCTATGTATGATGATGCATTTGAAGATACAGCTACACGTTTCTTCGAACATTTTGTATTGATCGCAGAAGCGTTGAATGAACAGCATACATGGAACGAAGAAGATAAATTCTATTACGATGTGTTGGTGCTGCACGATGGAAGTCATTTGCCGTTGCGTATAAAATCGGCGGTAGGTTTAACCAGTCTGTTTGCAGTATCAACTATTCATAAAAGCAGCTTGGCACGTTTGCGTGATTTCAGGAAACGTATTTCCTGGTTTGAAAATTATCGAAAATCAAAAGGACGGTTTTGGCCGAACGAAGAAAAAAGTGATAGCGAAGAGATCTTAATTTCATTGGTGCCGAGAGAACGCTTACTGGCAATTCTTACACGTTTGCTGGATGAGGCAGAATTTTTATCGGTAGGTGGTATCCGAGCTTTATCAAAAGATCATGAAAAAAATCCTTACTCGGTAGAGATCGATGGGCAGATCTATTCTATTCAATATGATCCGGGCGACAGCACCAGTGATATGTTTGGTGGTAACAGTAACTGGCGTGGGCCTGTGTGGTTGCCGTTGAACTTTTTGACGATTCAATCGATCAAAAGCTTCGGTGATTTTTATGGCGATAGTGTGAAGGTGGAATATCCAACTGATTCAGGAAACTACCTGAACCTCAGAGATGTGGCAAAAGAGTTATCAACCCGAATTGTAAACATGTTCAGTATAAATGAAAAAGGTGAACGTCGTTGTTATGAAGATTACAATTGGTTTTATAAGCAGCCGGGCAATGAACATTTGATTCTCTTCTACGAATATTTCAACGGTGATAGCGGTAAAGGATTAGGCGCAAACCATCAAACCGGATGGACGGCGCTGGTAGCTGAGTTGTTGCATGAATTTGCATAA
- a CDS encoding WG repeat-containing protein, whose protein sequence is MKKYLILIMLFIALDSTAQSWVKLYDYVDEFAFGLAKVSKENKYGYVNTKGELVVPLIYDEAMTLREGKATVRKDNKWGYIDSTGKEVEEFKYEDAGCFREGLAVVRMHGKYGFVDHNFAVVIPYQFENARGFAESLAPVSNSKGLWGYINKKGTLVFEYQYNFADFFVDGQARVMKNGNLIMIDKKGKEVKENE, encoded by the coding sequence ATGAAAAAGTATCTCATTCTGATCATGCTGTTCATTGCTTTAGATTCAACTGCACAAAGCTGGGTGAAACTATACGACTATGTAGATGAGTTTGCGTTTGGTCTTGCAAAAGTTTCAAAAGAAAACAAGTATGGATACGTTAACACGAAAGGAGAATTGGTGGTGCCATTGATCTATGATGAAGCAATGACGCTTCGTGAAGGTAAAGCAACTGTACGTAAGGATAACAAATGGGGTTATATTGATTCAACAGGTAAGGAGGTAGAAGAATTCAAGTATGAAGATGCCGGCTGTTTCCGTGAAGGATTGGCGGTGGTGCGCATGCATGGCAAGTATGGTTTTGTTGACCATAATTTCGCCGTGGTAATTCCTTATCAGTTTGAAAACGCAAGAGGTTTTGCAGAAAGCTTAGCTCCTGTTTCAAACAGTAAGGGCTTATGGGGCTACATCAATAAGAAAGGAACCCTGGTGTTTGAATATCAATACAACTTCGCTGATTTTTTTGTTGATGGACAGGCACGTGTAATGAAAAACGGGAACCTCATCATGATCGATAAGAAAGGGAAAGAAGTAAAAGAAAATGAATGA